From the Methylobacterium currus genome, one window contains:
- a CDS encoding right-handed parallel beta-helix repeat-containing protein — protein MPFTLPTPPDPPALVRPAAAAPCDAGTRARLLAPPTAEDDDVRLTCSLRLSPGDRVLKRLVIEGAAASGLTLDCAGATLGRAGEPAHLGAYTIAIRSRPPARPGGTWDRPADIRIRDCTIYGHVRIWGMGENGQGPLLRDSSHSLGHTGRAQDAAPTDVTIAGTTIVAAGPIPLYLGPGVTQVALRGSRLAGRSVSTALYLDAESAENRIEDNDFETETGRETIAVDGSARNRITGNRFTLRGQGGVRLYRNCGEGGTVRHQTPSDNVITGNTFRTSGFFQAAPVVVNSRNGWRLTCGEDAGYPFGSSIDNADNGTGNVVAPNTVE, from the coding sequence ATGCCGTTCACGCTCCCGACGCCGCCCGACCCGCCCGCCCTGGTGCGCCCCGCCGCCGCCGCGCCCTGCGACGCGGGGACCCGCGCGCGCCTCCTCGCGCCGCCGACGGCGGAGGACGACGACGTTCGGCTCACCTGCTCCCTGCGCCTGTCGCCGGGCGACCGGGTACTCAAGCGCCTCGTGATCGAGGGCGCGGCGGCGTCCGGCCTCACGCTCGACTGCGCCGGCGCCACCCTCGGCCGTGCGGGCGAGCCGGCGCATCTCGGCGCCTACACGATCGCGATCCGCTCCCGGCCTCCTGCCCGCCCGGGCGGTACATGGGACCGTCCGGCCGACATCCGCATCCGCGACTGCACGATCTACGGCCATGTCCGGATCTGGGGCATGGGCGAGAACGGGCAGGGCCCGCTCCTGCGCGACTCCTCGCACAGCCTCGGCCACACCGGGCGGGCCCAGGACGCCGCGCCGACCGACGTGACGATCGCCGGCACGACCATCGTCGCCGCCGGGCCGATCCCGCTCTATCTCGGCCCCGGCGTCACCCAGGTCGCCTTGCGGGGCTCGCGGCTCGCCGGCCGCTCGGTCTCGACGGCGCTCTACCTCGATGCCGAGAGCGCCGAGAACCGCATCGAGGACAACGACTTCGAGACCGAGACGGGACGCGAGACCATCGCGGTGGACGGCTCGGCCCGCAACCGCATCACCGGCAACCGCTTCACCCTGCGCGGCCAGGGCGGCGTGCGCCTCTACCGCAATTGCGGCGAGGGCGGCACGGTGCGCCACCAGACTCCCTCCGACAACGTGATCACCGGCAACACCTTCCGCACCAGCGGCTTCTTCCAGGCCGCGCCGGTCGTGGTGAATTCCCGCAACGGCTGGCGGCTGACCTGCGGCGAGGATGCCGGCTACCCGTTCGGCAGCAGCATCGACAATGCCGACAACGGCACCGGCAACGTCGTGGCGCCCAACACGGTCGAGTGA
- a CDS encoding serine hydrolase domain-containing protein: MATVVVTGVVLKGAFLAGASLAADGPPVQEGFSTERLARIAPAMSREIEKGTVPGAVTLIARNGKIVHFEAHGFLDSAKTKPMTRDAVFRGFSMTKPFTAVAAMALMEQGRLGLRDPLAQYFPEFKDMKVYAEVRDERGRTSRVAVPAKRPILVWDLFRHTAGFTYGGSAPFPEMREAYEKADVESLNGDLSNDEFVKRLAAIPLAYEPGTRWEYSVATDVLGLVVEKVSGQRLDRVLDEVLFRPLRMTQTSFQLRPDQAARFADAYDSDPLKTDLWKLARSEQDPGKRYVHGGAGALITAEDYFRFAQMVANGGELDGVRILSRESVEFMLSNHIQGLEGAPTPTTGPGYGFGLGWGVRLDEGGAWAPGSKGDAMWAGAGGTSFTVDRKEGIVGIFLAAGPSTRQHTRFLFKNLLYGALVQ; encoded by the coding sequence ATGGCGACCGTGGTCGTGACGGGTGTGGTCTTGAAGGGTGCGTTCTTGGCGGGCGCCTCGCTCGCCGCGGACGGGCCGCCGGTGCAGGAGGGCTTTTCGACCGAGCGCCTGGCCCGCATCGCGCCGGCGATGAGCCGGGAGATCGAGAAGGGGACGGTGCCCGGCGCGGTGACGCTGATCGCCCGCAACGGCAAGATCGTCCACTTCGAGGCCCACGGCTTCCTCGATTCCGCGAAGACGAAGCCGATGACCCGCGACGCGGTGTTTCGCGGCTTCTCGATGACGAAGCCGTTCACCGCCGTGGCCGCCATGGCGCTGATGGAGCAGGGCCGGCTCGGCCTGCGAGATCCGCTCGCGCAGTATTTTCCCGAGTTCAAGGACATGAAGGTCTACGCGGAGGTCCGCGACGAGCGCGGGCGCACGAGCCGCGTCGCTGTTCCGGCCAAGCGCCCGATCCTGGTCTGGGACCTGTTTCGCCACACCGCGGGCTTCACCTACGGAGGCTCCGCGCCCTTCCCGGAGATGAGGGAGGCCTACGAGAAAGCCGACGTCGAGAGCCTGAACGGCGACCTCTCGAACGACGAGTTCGTCAAGCGGCTCGCCGCGATCCCGCTCGCCTACGAGCCGGGCACGCGCTGGGAATACTCGGTGGCCACCGACGTGCTCGGTCTCGTCGTCGAGAAGGTGTCGGGCCAGCGCCTCGACCGCGTCCTCGACGAGGTGCTCTTCCGGCCCCTGCGCATGACGCAGACGAGCTTCCAGCTCCGGCCGGACCAGGCCGCCCGCTTCGCCGACGCCTACGATTCCGATCCGCTCAAGACCGACCTGTGGAAGCTCGCGCGCAGCGAGCAGGATCCGGGCAAGCGCTACGTCCATGGCGGGGCCGGCGCGCTCATCACGGCCGAGGATTACTTCCGCTTCGCCCAGATGGTGGCGAATGGCGGCGAGCTGGACGGCGTACGCATCCTGTCGCGCGAATCGGTCGAGTTCATGCTGTCGAACCACATCCAGGGCCTCGAAGGCGCGCCGACCCCGACCACCGGGCCCGGCTACGGCTTCGGTCTCGGCTGGGGCGTGCGCCTCGACGAGGGCGGAGCCTGGGCCCCAGGCTCGAAGGGCGACGCGATGTGGGCGGGCGCAGGCGGCACCAGCTTCACGGTCGACCGCAAGGAGGGGATCGTCGGGATCTTCCTGGCGGCCGGCCCGAGCACGCGCCAGCACACCCGCTTCCTGTTCAAGAACCTCCTCTACGGCGCGCTGGTGCAGTAG
- a CDS encoding DUF3429 domain-containing protein, whose translation MQDDVTGRTLMIHEPRAVPRLGVALGFGPMPPFVAGSAASWTLGGEPGQAAVTVTLLWGCAILLFFSGVRRGVSFRTEGGATVTQIATMMGLFVLGFGALLAVALGRAAFAAALLIAGYSAVAVLDPIAARRGEAPLFFARLRPIQMPLAIVSLAAILVLVARG comes from the coding sequence ATGCAGGACGACGTGACCGGCCGGACCCTCATGATCCACGAGCCTCGGGCGGTGCCGCGGCTCGGCGTCGCCCTGGGCTTCGGACCGATGCCGCCCTTCGTGGCCGGCTCGGCCGCGTCCTGGACGCTGGGGGGCGAGCCCGGCCAGGCGGCGGTCACGGTGACGCTGCTGTGGGGGTGCGCGATCCTGCTGTTCTTCTCCGGCGTCCGCCGCGGGGTCAGCTTCCGCACCGAGGGCGGCGCGACGGTGACGCAGATCGCCACCATGATGGGCTTGTTCGTTCTCGGCTTCGGGGCCCTGCTGGCGGTCGCCCTGGGCCGCGCCGCCTTCGCCGCCGCCCTCCTGATCGCCGGCTACAGCGCGGTCGCCGTGCTCGATCCCATCGCCGCCCGGCGCGGCGAGGCGCCTCTGTTCTTCGCGCGGCTGCGCCCGATCCAGATGCCGCTCGCGATCGTGAGCCTCGCGGCGATCCTGGTCCTGGTCGCGCGGGGGTGA
- a CDS encoding aminotransferase class V-fold PLP-dependent enzyme has translation MSLDVAALRSDTPGVAHRVHLNNAGAGLMPRPVLDAMLGYLTREAEIGGYEAAAEAAGTLDGVYDSIARLLGAERDEIALTENATIAWQLAFYALAFRPGDRILTARAEYAANYVAFLQVARRTGAVIEVIPDDPNGVLDPEALAAMIDERVKLIAITWVPTNGGLRNPAAAVGRIARAHGVTYLLDACQAVGQMPARVDELGCDILSATGRKFLRGPRGTGFLYVRRDLLRDLEPPMIDHFAAPWIAPDRYELRRDARRFETWENNYAARLGLGRAVDYALALGLDAIETRCRALSARLRDGLRGVPSVAVHDLGPDPAAIVTISVGDHDPDAVKADLARSGYNVSVSRPSSTLLDAQARRLPALLRASPHYYNTEDEIDRFVAALATLLSGRD, from the coding sequence ATGAGCCTCGACGTCGCCGCGCTCCGGTCGGACACTCCGGGGGTCGCGCACCGCGTCCACCTGAACAATGCCGGCGCCGGGCTGATGCCGCGGCCGGTGCTCGACGCGATGCTCGGCTATCTCACCCGCGAGGCCGAGATCGGCGGATACGAGGCGGCGGCTGAAGCGGCCGGAACGCTCGACGGCGTCTACGACAGCATCGCGCGCCTCCTCGGCGCAGAGCGGGACGAGATCGCCCTGACCGAGAACGCCACCATTGCCTGGCAGCTCGCCTTCTACGCCCTCGCCTTCCGCCCAGGCGACCGGATCCTCACGGCGCGGGCCGAGTACGCCGCCAACTACGTCGCCTTCCTCCAGGTGGCGCGGCGAACCGGCGCGGTCATCGAGGTCATTCCCGACGATCCCAATGGGGTGCTCGATCCGGAGGCTCTCGCGGCCATGATCGACGAGCGCGTGAAGCTGATCGCGATCACCTGGGTCCCGACGAATGGCGGCCTGCGCAACCCTGCCGCGGCGGTCGGCCGGATCGCGCGCGCCCATGGCGTGACCTACCTTCTCGATGCCTGCCAAGCGGTCGGGCAGATGCCGGCCCGGGTCGACGAACTCGGCTGCGACATCCTCTCGGCGACCGGCCGCAAGTTCCTCCGCGGTCCCCGCGGCACGGGATTCCTCTATGTCCGGCGCGACCTCCTGCGCGATCTGGAGCCGCCGATGATCGACCATTTCGCGGCGCCCTGGATCGCGCCGGACCGATACGAGTTGCGCCGGGACGCCCGCCGCTTCGAGACGTGGGAGAACAACTACGCGGCCCGGCTCGGGCTCGGCCGAGCGGTCGACTATGCCCTCGCCCTCGGTCTCGATGCGATCGAGACGCGCTGCCGCGCCCTCTCGGCCCGCCTGCGCGACGGTCTCCGCGGCGTTCCCAGCGTTGCCGTCCACGACCTCGGGCCCGATCCGGCCGCCATCGTCACGATCTCGGTCGGGGACCACGATCCGGACGCGGTGAAGGCGGATCTGGCCCGGTCCGGCTACAATGTCAGCGTATCCCGCCCCTCGAGCACCCTGCTCGACGCGCAGGCGAGGCGGCTTCCCGCCCTGCTGCGGGCTTCCCCGCACTATTACAACACGGAGGACGAGATCGACCGATTCGTCGCGGCGCTCGCCACGCTGCTCTCCGGGCGCGATTGA
- a CDS encoding adenylate/guanylate cyclase domain-containing protein, translated as MTSSSPVTPAEASARPLGQGGAVIPFRARFWIVAPLIGALAGLLYGHAVGVDPFVAAVRGVFIGAPLMLYERGLLLRRWREATRRAATPVFAVATLATYIAMIVLGNAVAGTILHRGFGVMADARSAMMMSQTGFAYALGISALATFVFRVRELMGPRVFASLLVGRYHRPITEERIFLFLDVAGSTRFAEEHGDLAAQSWLGAIFASIALPVHRARGSIDDYVGDMALVSWSIDRGTRDAACLRCVFDVVRTIEAESERWVARFGAMPAFRAALHCGPVVTAEIGLERRKIAYFGDALNTTSRLEGLAKELDVPLIVSGDLLDRLGPLPGDLRAADLGLRPVRGRKEPLRIATVRETAASHDR; from the coding sequence ATGACGTCGTCTTCACCCGTGACGCCCGCTGAGGCGTCGGCCCGGCCGCTGGGCCAGGGCGGGGCCGTGATTCCTTTCCGCGCCCGGTTCTGGATCGTGGCGCCGCTCATCGGGGCGCTGGCGGGCCTGCTCTACGGCCACGCCGTCGGCGTCGACCCGTTCGTCGCCGCGGTCCGGGGCGTCTTCATCGGCGCGCCGCTGATGCTCTACGAGCGCGGCCTCCTCCTCCGGCGCTGGCGCGAGGCGACGCGCCGGGCCGCGACCCCGGTCTTCGCGGTCGCGACGCTGGCGACCTACATCGCGATGATCGTCCTCGGCAACGCGGTCGCCGGCACGATCCTCCATCGCGGCTTCGGCGTCATGGCCGATGCCCGCAGCGCGATGATGATGTCGCAGACGGGCTTCGCCTACGCCCTTGGGATCTCGGCGCTCGCGACCTTCGTCTTCCGCGTCCGCGAGCTGATGGGACCGCGGGTCTTCGCGAGCCTGCTGGTCGGCCGCTATCACCGCCCGATCACCGAGGAGCGCATCTTCCTGTTCCTCGACGTGGCGGGCTCGACGCGCTTCGCCGAGGAGCACGGCGACCTCGCGGCCCAGAGCTGGCTCGGGGCGATCTTCGCATCCATCGCCCTGCCGGTGCACCGCGCCCGCGGCTCCATCGACGACTATGTCGGCGACATGGCCCTGGTGAGCTGGTCGATCGACCGCGGCACCCGGGACGCCGCCTGCCTGCGCTGCGTGTTCGATGTCGTCCGCACGATCGAGGCCGAATCCGAGCGCTGGGTCGCCCGGTTCGGCGCGATGCCGGCCTTCCGCGCCGCGCTCCATTGCGGCCCGGTGGTGACCGCCGAGATCGGCCTGGAGCGGCGCAAGATCGCGTATTTCGGCGACGCGCTGAACACGACGAGCCGGCTCGAAGGACTGGCCAAGGAACTCGACGTCCCGCTCATCGTCTCGGGCGACCTCCTCGACCGTCTCGGTCCCCTGCCCGGCGATCTCCGCGCGGCGGATCTCGGCCTGCGCCCGGTGCGCGGCCGCAAGGAGCCGTTGCGGATCGCGACGGTGCGGGAGACGGCTGCATCCCACGATCGGTAG